The genomic interval ATAAGAAGGCAAGGATCTCCTATGCATCATTCCTGGTCCCACATGATGAGGTAGAGATTGAACCACTAGATCACATGCTCAACTCCCAAAGTCCACAAATGTATAAGAAAGTGAATTATGGGGAATATTTGAGGAGCACCATGACAGTAAAAATGGAGGGCAAAGCACATACGAAGATGGCCAGGATTGAGGCTCTCGCTTAAGAAAAAGGCAAAAGCAGGAAGTTTGTTCCTCAGTTTCAGTTCATTTCTGTCTGTCTCCGTAGTGTTTTGTTTCCTGCTCTTGTTGTTCCAACTTCCCAGAATCCATATCATACCAAGGAGGGAAGTAATTGTACTATTATTCACAACAAAGTATTACAATACCATTTCCAAGTTCTGCCATACATGATTAAGCAACGATCATACAAAGATGAATCCACAAATTTGAGATGCAGTTAACACAATATAAAAGCAAAACCATTTACATCTCTATAGAATTTGTCCAAGAAGCCAGTGGAGAAGATTTACCCAGAGGCAATCATATATCAGATTTTATGAtacagtgagtaagcaaaaaaaattataaggaaACACAATTCAAGGTGAAAAACATAGGAAAACAACCAAATTCTAGTGCTAATTTTATTAGGcacataataactattctacAGTTTTCTATGAGGATTTGCCTGCCTTTCAGCTTCAGCTCCTTGACTTGTGGTACCTTAAATATTGGCACCATCAGTTGGACGGCTTGGTCCTAACAATAGAGGAGTCTTTTGCTTTTCAGCACCAGACTTCGAATCACCACCGTGATTTGTAGCCCAACCTCTGAGAGGAGGTTCAAAATGCTTGCTGGCAACATCAGGTGGAGGTGCATCTTCATCAGGAAGAGCAAGAAGTCCCTTTTCTCGAAGAGAAGAGGGCTCCTTATAGCATGTACTCCAAAGGGAGTCCACAAGCTGCCTCTCCTCCCTAGCAGCCCCAAGATCTTCAGGAGACATCACGCTGATACCTTTAATTCTTTCTTCAAGAAGTTGCTTCAGCTTCTCATTGTCTTCACCTAATCCACCATTGTCCCCTCCTGTCTTGTCCCTCGCAAGCTCAAGAAGGCCGCGGAGGGCAGCTTCTCTTACTTCTGCATCCTCGCTTGAGGCAAGATGCAGCATTATGCGGGGAAATCCTAGCTCACTTACAACACTGCAATCTGAACTATTTTCATTCAGTAGATACTGAATCAAGTTTAAGGCTTTCctggaagaaaaaaataattgtatgagaaaaataaaagttggGGGACCAATAgacaagaaataaaaagacaagTGAACATTGAACTGCAGAAAACTATTTGATAATCTAAAATTCCATTTATTTTAACTTAAGAAGCATCTTTAGATTGAAACTATAAAACCTATTATGAAATAAAGATAAGATTACCTTTGAAATCTCACATTCTCAGTTCCTAAAGCATCTCTTAAGGCTGCATAACCATTTGCAAGTCGAAATGCTGCAATACCAGGTTTATTGTGGCGGATCAAAGCTGAAAACcaatggaaaaaaattatatttcatgtCAAAATACTTTCAAGCTTTTGAAGTAGCATGTTCAACTAAATTTATTGGtgctaataaaaataaaaagtatattATAAAGCAAAAAATTGTACTCACAAGATATTGCACCAAGTGCTTTGGTTCGAACAGTAACATCAGGGTCACAAGTAAAATTAGAAAGGACAGGCTCTAAACCATTTGCCTCCATAACCAACTGTTGACTCCGGGGATTATTCTGTACAATAGTGGATACAACTTCTGCAGCTTTTGCTCGAATGTTGGCATGTGAATTCTTCAGATAACCAAGGAGAGGGACCAAACCACCAATCGAGTGAAGATCTGCCACAGATGCATAAAGATCACATAAGTATATCTTTCTTGACAGAGGATGAAAACAATCAGGCTAGAGATCAAATTAAAAAGCATGGAAAGCTACATACAgagaaaacatttttcatttagCCAGTTCACAAACAAAACTTCTTTTTGCAGGAACGGTACCAGGgcaagagaaagagaagttaTATCATGCAACAAGTTTATGAAGCTGAAAAAACACCAATTCCATCATTGGTAGCATCCTGGTGAAATACTTATCacataaaacacaaaaaggTTCTCCTTGCAATCACTGTTAATATGCTAAGCAGCCAAAAACTAGAGCTAAAAAAACACCAATTCCATCATTGGTAGCATCCTGGTGAAATACTTATCacataaaacacaaaaaggTTCTCCTTGCAATCACTGTTAATATGCTAAGCAGCCAAAAACTAGAGCTAACATGACGAATATTAGAGATATAAATGCACCAAGTTAAGCATttcatgaaaagaaaacacttAGGAAAGAAAAACTGCGAGTAATCTCAGACTAATAAAAAGGTCTTACTTCaagtaaaaagagaaaactcaCCATTGGCCATGTCAATGGACTCAACATGCTCCTGTAACTCATCCAACATATCTGCCACCATCAAATAAGTATGTAAAACAAAGCTACCCTCaaaacccagaaacagaaaaagcttgaaaacaaaaaggggGGATTTTGATATAGTACCTTCAATATCAGCAGAAGTAACTCCTTGAGCTTCCAATACTTGCTCTGGAGTTTGCATAACCAAAGTTATCTCTTTCATTCGCTTAATCACATCAACGCTTTGCGATTGCATTGCTTCCATAAACCATCTTCTATCCTCCTCACTACACCCCCAAAATAAAAGGCATTACCCAccaaaataatcaattaaagatgGGCAAAAAAGAGTCATTGAGAAAAAAGTAGACGGTGTTACCTTAAATTACGAGTGGGTCGAGTTCCATCAGAGTGAGCAATGCTCCATTTCAGCAATCCATCCCAGTTGGGTTCGTCTTTAGCCATTGTTACAGTGCTAAACGAATCTCTGCCTTCGTTTTCTCAAGCAGATGAATTCAACAGTACTAAAACAAGAGTTCCCTGAGCACCGGTGGGAGTTTCCTCTTATAGAGGATTTTAGTAAATTCCAGAAGGTTCGGGATTTTCCATTCCTTAGAAGGTGGCGGAGAGCGCTACCGCGTACAGATATCAGATCTCTCGTCTGAATTTGACGTTTAGGACCTAAACTTGTGAGGTCCGTTGGATCTACCATCGGCCCAAATAGATTATGTCGGTTTGGGTTTAAAGGCCCCgcattttttaattcatttatgcctttttccatttcttttttctcctttttaaatttaaaacataaattaaaaaaaaacttcaagcttaaattttttatatataattattaatctCAAATCATGatcactatataattttttaataaaattatatgtgtaagtaaaaattataatcataatcaaaataaacaaataaattaatgaatcaatataaaattaacttaaacTCAAACATAATTACTACTAATATAATTTATGTAGTAAGCATAatagatttaaaaaatatatataacaattAATATGTTAACAAAAGAATGACAtgatataagaaaatattggaccaatgatttttttttcttccttaaccatGATTGAATTATTAGAAATTGACAATAGGAATGGGCAAGTGTGACATGAAAAAACAATATATTAGTTAGTCATATAATTATGTCTAGTAATTTCCCAACCTTGTCATCTAATCCAATGACATAAACTATAATTatgtttaataattatttatcaaACCCATCATCCTATGGAAAAGCATAAATTGTGCTCTTGGAATGATGCCCATACCTTGATGCACATTCAAGGttacaattatatattatttctttcatctcttttttttgttcatatttttttctgaaatatcacaaaatatttttttgaacacTTAATAcccttattttttattaaaaaatattgaatatttacattatattttttcgattaaaattaaaatttttatcttaatttttgtaaaagtAAAAGATGGACAAACATTTAGAGTATTTCactccaaaatttttcttatttattaagcttatttaatttatttgctATGATGGAAATCTTGCATGTAAAAATAGTATTAGTAGCACTTTTTgagtgttttcttttcttatatttttaaaatatttttattatttatttcattatttggtatgaaaaggtttaaaaataaatttaaaaaaaggaaaatgagattGACACGTGGCCATTACCAAACAAGTTGGGCTACTAGGCTCAAGGCATCTATTGTCCGGTTCACATCACGCGGCGAAAAATTCCTGAACCGGTGGACCCTGGTCCTCTGGCCCCCGCCTTCCAAATTCCAACGCCTTCCTCTGCCGCTTTTGCCTTTTATTTTAACTAACTCTGTTAACTAAACAAGCCATTAAGCATCTGATTTCCGTTAATTAATCCCtctaaaaaagtaatttacAGCGTATAGCGCACGCTTAATTAAAAACCACGCGCTTACACCGTTGAGTCTTCCACGCCTCCCTTCGTcctttttatcatttctctCGCTCTCCCCACTTTTGACCTTTTAAATTTTCTCTcgctctctctcttcctctctctgaaattctagggtttttaattttctctgATTTCTCAAATTTCCCGAATAATCACTTCATCAAATCATTCCTAGGGTTTCTTTTCGATGGAGTCGATTAGGTCACCCTATTGGTGTTACAGATGCAACCGGTTCATCAGGATCCGGGTCCGATCCCCCCAAGATTCGATCCATTGCCCCGACTGCGGCGGCGGATTCATTGAAGAAATTGAAACACCCTCTCGATCTCCCATCCACCAACGTTTCCCGGCCGCTGCCATGTACTCTGACACTCCCAGCCCAGCTCTCAGCCCTAGCCCCACTGCTACTCCTCGTTTCCGCCGAGCTCGACGAAACGCTGGTGATCGGTCCCCTTTCAACCCCGTTGTTGTCCTCCGTGGACCCACCTCGGAAACCGACGGCGTAGTTCCTGAAAGAGGAAACAACAATTTCGAGCTTTATTACGATGATGGGTCCGGCTCGGGTCTTCGTCCCTTACCTGCTAGCATGTCGGAGTTTTTAATGGGTTCGGGTTTTGATCGGCTTCTTGATCAATTATCTCAATTAGAAGTAAACGGTGTCGCTCGTTTTGAGCAACCGCCTGCTTCGAAAGCGGCGATTGAATCAATGCCGGTGATTAAGATCGTTGGAAGTCACGTTAGCACGGAATCTCACTGTGCCGTTTGTAAAGAGCCTTTCGTGCTCGATTCTGAAGCTCGGGAAATGCCTTGTAAGCATATTTATCATTCGGATTGTATTTTACCTTGGCTTTCAATTCGAAACTCTTGTCCGGTTTGCCGCCATGAGTTGCCAACGGAAAGTAGCGGAAATAATTTGGGGGAAAACGAGGCGGTTAGAGACGAAGAAGCTGTGGGGTTAACCATATGGAGGTTACCGGGAGGTGGGTTTGCGGTGGGCAGGTTTACTGGAGGAAGAAGAGCAGCGGAGAGGGAGTTTCCGGTAGTGTTTACGGAGATGGATGGGGGGTTTAATAATGCGGGTGCTCCTAGAAGGATTTCATGGGCGCCTAGTGGGAGAAGGTCACAAGAGAGTAGAGGATTGGGGCGGGTTTTTCGGAGTTTTATTTCGTTTTTCGGGAGGTTTAGGAGTTCTTCATCTCGTTCAGGTTCAGATTCTAGGTTTACGAGGAGAAGTAGATCGAGTTCAGTGTTTGATAGGTCATCTAGAAGGGATAGCGACTGGGATTTCGAGGATTGAAGGATGGTTGAatgtattttttgtttatttttaggttaacctttttttttccttttttaatctGATACTATAATGTTGCAGTTTTCCTCAAGGGAAGGAATGTTTGTAGATTGTATGATTTTACTTTGATGTAAATAACAACACTTTTGGTGAAGGAATGAAGATTGCTCGAGTTTACTTTCTGTccaaagagaaagaagtttTGAACTGGTTGGAGCCGTTATGTATCCCAATGAggcagaagaagaagaagaagaaatggatGAAGGAGAAAGTTTTGTGCTTAGTATGAACCTTCAGAGGTCGCTGAGGTACTAACCGTCACGTAGAAATTGATGTTAGGCCCAAAAATGTTCAATTAGTAAGTTTTGTCGCGATAATTTATGCTTTTGCTTCTTTCTTACATGTAATTTTTATCAggaattttgttatttatttgcTGTTCTTAATACAAATTATTGAGTTGTTCATGTTGTTTCTTTTGGGTTTACTTTAGTGGAAGCCAATCTACCTGCAATAACAGTTCTATTTTGCTGGTTTTAGTATTTCCTTTGAATTTCTTAACCATGTGATggatttaataaatttttattttccattcAATTATCCATTATTGAGCATAAATGTGATGTTGCTCCAATGGGGCCATGATCGTTAATGTAGGTGTGGATAGAGACATGTACAAGTCCAATGGATTTGTTGAGTGGACAGCTTGGATAATAGCTTTACCTTATTGAACCGTTACAAGTCACACCGTTACAACAGGGGTCTCCtacttccttttgttttcctttatttCCTTCTTTGATTTGAAGGCTTTAATTAAGTGAAATTATACTAGTTGTTGTCTTGAAGAACACTCTGCCTTAGAtgattgtttttaaaaattttctgaTGGACAGGGCTGCTTCTCATAGTATGCATTTATCTTTTTTCCCCATAAGATTGTGTTCCTGTTTATTCTAGATCTTTTTCCCCTCTAAACAGACATTTGCTTCTTCAGTGGATGTGAGTTTGAATGGTAAAAATTAGCAGTCATATGATGCTTTTATTTCACAGAAGTTATCTTGGAGAAAGATAGCCAAAAGCCGCAATCAAGAATTTCTGCTTTGTAGAAAAGTTAGGAGGCAGATATATAGATCTTGTTTCCGGTAGTTTTCAATCACAATTGTTCCAATGTTAATGTATGATGTagatcttcttttcttttatatgcTTGGCATGTTATAAGTATTGatgtttttctttgattttcttagTATTCTCAAATTAGAAGGCCAGTTAAAGTGCCTTTATGATTACTTTTAATTGTCAtacctctctctcttttgttCATGGACTGGGATCTTGTTCTTGAAAAATTGTGATGtaaagtttttgaaaatttgattgatgatttaacCATCTATATCTATATAAAGAATCCTTTTGATGAACAGTTCTCCACTATAACTTGTGTTTTGGGTAGACATTCAGGGTCAATGTTGTCAACACCTTCTTGGAGATCATGCGTGTGGTGAAATGATGTTGATTACTTGtattcattcattttaggtTGAAATATTTGACAGCAGAACCCATAGTCAGAATCTAATCCAGTTCAACTTGTTTGCGACTTTGTGTTAACTGATTTTCAGAAGTAAATGCTAACGTTTGGTGTCGTTGACACTTGGGTATGCTGCTGTCATAATTGTTACCAAGGCTCGTTATGGAAATGTGGCATGTGAAGGTCAATTTTAGCTTCTGAAATGTTTGGTTTTTTGTCGGAAATAGCATCAAACCGGCAATGTGGATGTTTTTTTCTAGAAGTTAGCCTCTCTGTTGAGTGTTGAGTGTCTGCATGACTTGCAGAAGGTAGTGTAGAGGTTTTTGTGTCTGAAGTGCCAATTTGGGATTACTCATTGCATATGTTCAAGAATCAGGGCGTTTGAGCATTATTCAAGCATAGGTGCTACTCTATTCCTCTGTTTTTGTTGCTGTACATGAATTTAAAAGAACCATAGGAGCGAACTTGATGCAtgagaaattcaaaatttggtCTTCAGCCAACGTAAATTGACTGGATAATGGAAAACCCATTTTCAAAAGTCACTCTCTCTTTTGATCATCATCCATTAAATGGTGAAAATGGCTCACCTATCAATGGAATAAAATGGGAAGGAAATCATTTTATGGGTTTCGCACAGCATTGCTCAATTTCCTTCTCACAGGAAATGCCAAGTGGTTTAGTTCATATGCTTAATGGCTAGAGCTTTGGCTTCAAAATAACAGCTCTCGATTCTGTATTCCTTGCCTGGAACTAGAAAGGGGGTATAATTGGACATCACTTTTGAAGAAATCTTTGGTGGGGACCACCCCTATCCAGGAACCCACAAGAATCTTGAGTTTCTGACGTGGCCTTATCCACTAGTAGCAAGCAAATCCATGGACAGTACTGGCTATATTCAACCCTGCCACAGAACCTGCTATGTGTCACTTCTAACATCCACAATCTAAAGCCTCTTGCTTATTTCTCCAGCCAATATAAGGATGTTGCTGAAGAAAATCTACTCCCACTTTGTCGCCTTACTTCCCAAGCTACCGTAGCAATTGAATCTGTTAGCCATGGCATCCGTTGCATCTTTGcagactctatatgcaacaAGTCTGAAACAGTCGCCAGTGTCAGGTAGGCATTCTCTCTCTTCCCGTCATGCAGTGGCGCCGGCACCGTGGAGGTCAACAGTTTTGTCCAGGACCAAGAGCCGGAATAACCAAAAGAGATCCCTGACAGTAGTTGCAGCAATTGGAGATGTATCAGCTGATAGTACGAACTACCTGATTGCTGGTGCAGCCGTTGTTGCCCTGGTTGGAACAGCCTTCCCGATCTTGTTCTCACGCAAGGACACGTAAATTTACCCATCTTTTATTCTCTGTTTTGAATGGCATCTACCCTGAGTTGAGCCCCTTTCTTCTATTATGTATGGAAATTTCCATGTTAATGCTCTGTTTTATCTCAGGTGTCCTGAATGTGATGGTGCGGGCTTTGTTCGGAAATCTGGAGTGCCCTTGAGAGCAAACGCTGCACGGAAGGACGAGGCTCAAATCGTATGTGCCCGTTGTAATGGCCTTGGCAAATTGAACCAAATTGATAAATGAATGCCCTTTGCATCCTTTTGTTTCCTGTGATTTTAATCCTAATTTCATGCTGTAAAGTCCAAAAGACCCTATCTTAATTTCCAAGTGAAAATTCCCCTACGATTTACATTAGTTTTGAGGTCTTGAATCTCCTCCATATATAATAACAGAAGCATCTTTGATGTTAAGCTTTAtcagtttcttcttctttctctctgtcATAGTTCATGAACTATTCCATTTGCCATGACAATACAGGGCAATTTTGTTGCCATTGTCTTGCAGCAATCAGCCAATCAAATTGCTTTGTTGCTTTCgatagaattattttttattattttaaattgtgGATGATGCTTCATGCTTGGCAACTTGGGTTAAGTAACTTCGCAATTACTCAGGAAACGGAAAGAGGAAATAGAAAAACTTTCCAATTGGCGGCCGGCATTCCTTCTGATTATGAGAAAGacttgatatatatatatatatatatagaaatagAACTCCCAACTTGCAATTGTAGATATATAGACGTTTTGATCTTCCTTGCTTGTTAAATAACCAAATATTCTTTCTGGGATTTTGAATATCCTAAAATTAGTCCAAAATGGGAAATGCCAACCACtgatctttctttttcaaagcATTCTTCTTCCAACCCATGGTTCCAGATTTCGGATGCCTGTTAGGACTCTTTAATCTAACACAATAACCCCAGAACTGAGATACCAGTTAACACCCGAGCAGCCCAACATAATACTTTGTATATAAGTTGTTCATGGACATCCATGAACAGCCTGTATTATCAAGAAAGTGGCTTACATAtaatcaaagaagaaattttttttgaaaagcataaACTTTAATTAAATCAGAGAGCATGGAAGGCCCTTAGACACAAAAACATAGCCCTTAGACACAAACACATGGCCCTGAAGGTCTCAAAAAACTCAGACCTTCCCAGAAACCCTGTGCAGACACCATTGCCAATTCCAATAATCAAGCACCACAACAAAACAAGGTGCCAAACCCATCTAAGACCTAAAAAATCAGAAACAAAAACTCATTTCCAAtaatcaaagaagaaattatAGGGGTTATCTTGATTAATGGACTCGTAAATGTGAAGTAATTAACATTTTGATTTCAAATATAATAAGCATGTGATCATGGTATTTTGTGGACATACAGCTCTCCATGATAAAAAGATAATCCTATGCATATTAGGCCTAATTATATGGTAATTTGGAGAGGGAATTTTCGAGATCAAAGACCCTTTTTGTTACCGCTCAAATCTCAAgtcatgaccgacgcatggacCCAATGGACACAGCCCATTAAACCC from Theobroma cacao cultivar B97-61/B2 chromosome 5, Criollo_cocoa_genome_V2, whole genome shotgun sequence carries:
- the LOC18597726 gene encoding uncharacterized protein LOC18597726, with translation MASVASLQTLYATSLKQSPVSGRHSLSSRHAVAPAPWRSTVLSRTKSRNNQKRSLTVVAAIGDVSADSTNYLIAGAAVVALVGTAFPILFSRKDTCPECDGAGFVRKSGVPLRANAARKDEAQIVCARCNGLGKLNQIDK
- the LOC18597724 gene encoding hsp70 nucleotide exchange factor fes1, coding for MAKDEPNWDGLLKWSIAHSDGTRPTRNLSEEDRRWFMEAMQSQSVDVIKRMKEITLVMQTPEQVLEAQGVTSADIEDMLDELQEHVESIDMANDLHSIGGLVPLLGYLKNSHANIRAKAAEVVSTIVQNNPRSQQLVMEANGLEPVLSNFTCDPDVTVRTKALGAISSLIRHNKPGIAAFRLANGYAALRDALGTENVRFQRKALNLIQYLLNENSSDCSVVSELGFPRIMLHLASSEDAEVREAALRGLLELARDKTGGDNGGLGEDNEKLKQLLEERIKGISVMSPEDLGAAREERQLVDSLWSTCYKEPSSLREKGLLALPDEDAPPPDVASKHFEPPLRGWATNHGGDSKSGAEKQKTPLLLGPSRPTDGANI
- the LOC18597725 gene encoding probable E3 ubiquitin-protein ligase RHC2A, whose product is MESIRSPYWCYRCNRFIRIRVRSPQDSIHCPDCGGGFIEEIETPSRSPIHQRFPAAAMYSDTPSPALSPSPTATPRFRRARRNAGDRSPFNPVVVLRGPTSETDGVVPERGNNNFELYYDDGSGSGLRPLPASMSEFLMGSGFDRLLDQLSQLEVNGVARFEQPPASKAAIESMPVIKIVGSHVSTESHCAVCKEPFVLDSEAREMPCKHIYHSDCILPWLSIRNSCPVCRHELPTESSGNNLGENEAVRDEEAVGLTIWRLPGGGFAVGRFTGGRRAAEREFPVVFTEMDGGFNNAGAPRRISWAPSGRRSQESRGLGRVFRSFISFFGRFRSSSSRSGSDSRFTRRSRSSSVFDRSSRRDSDWDFED